The proteins below come from a single Stomoxys calcitrans chromosome 1, idStoCalc2.1, whole genome shotgun sequence genomic window:
- the LOC131997180 gene encoding uncharacterized protein LOC131997180 produces MIRILSKQKTGLKLVHINAQSLNNKIDEFRDTFINSDIDAICISETWFHPEIDSSIFHITGYKLFRADRHTHGGGVAIYIKHGISCSLKCMSNRSSRIEYLFLELLSDDKKRLLLGCVYRPNSSIDFEELIETIDIISIEYDNIIVAGDFNSNLLVERCLADSMQTLGLLPVNDSAPTHFTRSNASLLDVFFVSHLSKISLYNQLDAPAFSKHDLLFVTYHFEINPTVCTSTYRDFKNIDWPLLHQSLDEVPWEEIFYMEGVDEQVSFLNHNLCSIYDTCVPVKVIYTNRKQQPWFTPEIKHLISVRNLAYKRWKRYRLPTLYDTFKSARRDVLKKTNESKKQYYKRKFENAIDSKRKWKEIRNIGIGSKSNTNTDCLSISDLDEINENFLKINTVDPGTNTYSNISTAQIEDTFSFRCVSPEEVLQSFATIKSDAMGFDGIHPRFAKLVLPKILPFVTHIYNNILTKSTFPTDWKLAKIIPIPKQNSEFRPIAILPFFSKALERIINTQIDAFLSFRGLLNDRQSGFRTKRNCSTVLIDVVEELRQNMDNNMVSFLVLLDHMKKYKLVRISQQLLPEMQTSCFLTIVDAFKNTNLYISYHQVKSQKITLDYVDKRVPSSSYSVICYPHIFLITCYMLLLIQVWYLTPKSDALVCGRRNDTETHTDLALISSCHYADFLWSASLNSSGTKRILFICSSN; encoded by the exons ATGATACGAAtactatcaaaacaaaaaacaggccTAAAACTGGTGCACATAAATGCCCAAAGTCTTAATAACAAAATAGATGAGTTTCGCGATACATTCATTAACTCCGACATCGACGCCATTTGTATATCTGAAACGTGGTTTCATCCTGAAATCGATAGCAGCATTTTTCATATTACGGGATACAAACTGTTTAGAGCGGATCGTCATACTCATGGCGGCGGGGTAGCTATATATATCAAacatggtataagctgctctcTCAAATGTATGTCAAACCGCTCTTCCCGCATTGAATACTTATTTCTGGAACTTTTATCTGATGACAAGAAAAGATTACTGCTGGGTTGCGTCTACAGACCAAATTCATcaatagattttgaagaattAATAGAAACTATTGATATAATTTCCATCGAGTACGACAATATAATCGTAGCTGGTGATTTTAATAGCAACTTGCTTGTTGAGCGCTGTCTTGCCGACTCAATGCAAACCCTAGGGCTACTTCCTGTGAATGATTCCGCACCAACTCACTTCACAAGAAGCAACGCGAGTCTGCTAGATGTGTTCTTTGTCAGCCATTTGTCCAAAATATCTCTCTACAATCAGCTAGATGCCCCCGCATTCTCCAAGCATGATTTGCTTTTCGTCACATACCACTTCGAAATTAATCCCACTGTTTGTACATCGACATATCGCGACTTCAAAAACATTGACTGGCCACTTCTGCATCAAAGTTTAGATGAAGTACCTTGGGAAGAGATTTTCTATATGGAAGGTGTTGACGAACAAGTTTCCTTCCTAAATCATAACCTTTGCTCAATTTACGACACATGCGTTCCTGTCAAAGTCATTTATACTAACAGAAAACAACAGCCATGGTTTACTCCTGAAATCAAGCACTTGATCAgcgttcgaaatttggcatataaaagATGGAAACGTTATAGACTGCCTACACTGTATGACACGTTTAAATCCGCTAGAAGAGATGTGCTCAAAAAGACTAACGAGTCCAAAAAGCAGTACTATAAAAGGAAATTCGAAAATGCAATTGATAGTAagcgaaaatggaaagaaataagGAACATCGGAATTGGATCGAAATCCAATACCAACACTGATTGTCTTTCTATCTCTGACCTAGATGAgataaatgaaaactttttgaaaataaatactgtGGACCCTGGCACAAACACTTATTCTAATATTTCTACAGCACAGATTGAAGACACATTCTCGTTTAGATGTGTTAGTCCCGAAGAAGTCTTACAAAGTTTTGCAACCATAAAGTCTGACGCAATGGGATTTGATGGCATACATCCTAGATTTGCCAAATTGGTACTGCCGAAAATACTTCCATTTGTTACACACATTTATAACAACATTCTTACAAAGTCAACGTTCCCAACAGActggaaattggcaaaaattataCCGATACCCAAACAGAATTCAGAGTTCCGTCCGATTGCTATCCTGCCGTTTTTCTCTAAAGCTTTGGAACGTATTATAAATACTCAAATAGATGCCTTCCTGAGTTTCAGAGGTCTTTTGAATGATAGACAATCTGGTTTTCGAACAAAAAGAAACTGCTCTACTGTATTAATTGACGTTGTGGAAGAATTGAGACAAAATATGGATAATAATATGGTATCATTTCTGGTTTTACTGGACCACA TGAAAAAGTATAAATTAGTGCGGATCAGCCAACAATTACTACCAGAGATGCAAACTTCATGTTTTCTAACTATAGTTGATGCTTTTAAGAACACGAACCTTTACATAAGTTACCACCAAGTGAAAAGCCAAAAGATAACACTGGATTATGTTGACAAGAGGGTGCCCTCCTCCTCGTATTCTGTTATCTGTTATCCTCATATATTCCTTATCACTTGCTATATGCTTTTGTTGATTCAAGTCTGGTATCTTACGCCGAAGTCTGATGCCCTCGTGT GCGGGCGCCGTAATGATACTGAAACCCATACTGATCTCGCTCTTATTTCGTCTTGTCACTACGCTGATTTTTTGTGGTCCGCGTCTCTGAACTCCTCAGGCACTAAGCGTATACTATTCATATGTAGTTCTAATTAG